From the Glutamicibacter halophytocola genome, the window GTGCAGCGATCGCGGCGTTGGCCTTCCTCATTCGTGTGGCGTCACTGCGTTTTGGCTGGTCGGTTCCGTTGGCTGCCGGCCACTGGCACCGTGCCCATCAGAATCCTCCGGCACCGGATGGACCCCAGCGGCACTTCTAGGTGGCAGCTGCGGATGCTTCTGGCTTCTCAGTCGATGCGCTCGAGCTTTCCCAGATCTTCGGTGCTCGGGGAATCGTCCTCGATAGTGCGTGGAGGGTTGATGATCACCGCGCCGATGAGCATCACAACCACACAGCCAGCGAGCATTGAGAATGCTGCGCCCCATGAATCTGTGGCCTTTTGCACCAGGCCAAAGAGCATCGGCACAATGGCCGCCCCGGCGTAGCCCAGGCCCTGGGCAAATCCCGAGAGCACGCCCGAACCGTAGGTGGTGCGCGAACGCAGATTCATCATCAGCAAGGCAATGGCAAACGTTCCCTGGCCCAGTCCGGCGGCGCAAACCCACAGCGCGGTGTTATGTGTTGGCGACAGGAAGATGCCCAGGTGTCCGATGATCCAGCAGGCAGTGAAAATCAGCACTGCGACAATCGGGTTTTTCAGCCGGGGAACCCACAGTGGAACCAGCAGGCTTACTGGCAGGCCGAGGATGGCAAACAGGGCCAGCATATTTCCTGCGGTCAATTCGTCGAGGCCACGATTTTGCAGGTATGGCGGCAGCCAGGTGAAGTACACGTAGGTTTGAGCCGAGTTGCCGGCAAGGTAGATGGCAAGGCCCCAGGCGACTTTGGACTTCCATGGATTGATTTTGGCAATGGGGTGCGCAGCCCCGCTCGCATTGACCGGGTGTTCCGGACGCGTGACGCCACGATCAGCAAAGAGCTGCACCATCCACGGGATCAGCACGAGGCTGGAGAGCAGCGCCCAGGAACCGATGGAGATTTTCCAGTTGCTCAGGTTGGCCATCGGGACTGAGAACTGCGGCGCCATCCAGGTTCCGATGGCAAGCATCGTGACATAGCCGCTGGTGACCAGCCCGATTCGTTCAGGGAAGTATTTCTTCACCAGCGGCGGCAGAACCACGTTGCCCATGCCATAGCCGGCAAGGGTGACAATCGACAGCGCCAGGAATGAGTACACCTCGGGCATGAAGACACGGGCCAGCTGGCCCACCACAGCCAGCGCCAGCGAAATGATCAGCGTTTTTTCCAAGCCGAAGGATTTGATCAGCCTTGGGGTGAGCAAGCCGAAAATCGCAAAAGCGATCGGTGCCAGCATGGCCAGCAATCCCGTGGTGAATTCGGTGAAGGGAATGTCGGCTTCAATGCGGGCCAGCAGCGGTGACACCGAGACAACAGCGGCGCGCAGCGATAGGGCCAGCAGCAGGATGCCAAGTAGAGCTCCTATCCGTGAGCGGATGGAGGTAGCAACGCTGTCTTTCGCCATTGAAGTCTTTCTGCTCAGTGTTCGTTGAGATTTCCCAACTTTTTTATTGTTGAGACCAACTGTAGTAACCGATCGAGCTCACCATCAAAATTACGCTGGTACCACGTGCCCGGAAGCGAGAGCTCGGCATAGAGCCCTTCACCGGTGAGCATGACCAAATGAGCCAGGTCCTTGCTGCCAACGTCATCGAGAATGCTCCGGTACCAGCGTTCGTTGGTGCTTTCAATTTTCTCGGTGGCATTCACGACTCCTGCCTGAGCCAATCGGTGCAGGGCGACCAGATGACGGTCTAGTTCCGTGTCCACTTCGGCGCTCGTGCGGATGAAGTAGGCGGCCCCGCCTTCCTCCGCGCCGCTCATGGCTTCCACGTCTCGAGCTATGTGAACTTCAGCCTCTTCGATAACGGCTTCTGCCAGTGCATCTTTGGAAGCGAAATGGTAGAGCAGTCCCCCTTTGGAAACTCCGGCACGAGCCGCGGTGGCATCCAGCGTCGCCGCGCGCTCCCCTTCTTCGCATAGCAGCGCAATATAGGCGTCCAGCACTTTGCCGCGGGCAGCTGGTGGGCGGGCCATGGTTCTCCGTTCTATTGGGTGGTGAGCGATTTAACCTTATCGCCAATTGTAACTGTACCGTCTGGACGGTATAGTTAACGGGAGTGGTCATCTCCACCGTCCAATCACGAAACCCCAAAGGGTGAAAGCCATGAGCTCAAACATCTCCGAACGCGCCACGGTTCTCAGCAAGCCGCGCCGCTGGGCGGCGTTAGCTGTTCTCATCTTCCCGGTCCTGCTCATTTCCGTGGACAACACCGTCCTGTCATTCGCAGTACCTGCCATTACCGCCGCGCTCTCCCCCAGCGGCAACCAGCTGCTGTGGATCATCGATATTTATCCTCTGGTCCTGGCAGGCCTCTTGGTTCCAATGGGTTCGTTTGGAGACCGCAT encodes:
- a CDS encoding CynX/NimT family MFS transporter is translated as MAKDSVATSIRSRIGALLGILLLALSLRAAVVSVSPLLARIEADIPFTEFTTGLLAMLAPIAFAIFGLLTPRLIKSFGLEKTLIISLALAVVGQLARVFMPEVYSFLALSIVTLAGYGMGNVVLPPLVKKYFPERIGLVTSGYVTMLAIGTWMAPQFSVPMANLSNWKISIGSWALLSSLVLIPWMVQLFADRGVTRPEHPVNASGAAHPIAKINPWKSKVAWGLAIYLAGNSAQTYVYFTWLPPYLQNRGLDELTAGNMLALFAILGLPVSLLVPLWVPRLKNPIVAVLIFTACWIIGHLGIFLSPTHNTALWVCAAGLGQGTFAIALLMMNLRSRTTYGSGVLSGFAQGLGYAGAAIVPMLFGLVQKATDSWGAAFSMLAGCVVVMLIGAVIINPPRTIEDDSPSTEDLGKLERID
- a CDS encoding TetR/AcrR family transcriptional regulator, whose product is MARPPAARGKVLDAYIALLCEEGERAATLDATAARAGVSKGGLLYHFASKDALAEAVIEEAEVHIARDVEAMSGAEEGGAAYFIRTSAEVDTELDRHLVALHRLAQAGVVNATEKIESTNERWYRSILDDVGSKDLAHLVMLTGEGLYAELSLPGTWYQRNFDGELDRLLQLVSTIKKLGNLNEH